In one Mus pahari chromosome 21, PAHARI_EIJ_v1.1, whole genome shotgun sequence genomic region, the following are encoded:
- the Wdr24 gene encoding GATOR complex protein WDR24: protein MEKMSRVSTALSGSALTGRTMHCHLDAPANAISVCRDAAQVVVAGRSIFKIYAIEEEQFVEKLNLRVGRKPSLNLSCADVVWHQMDENLLATAATNGVVVTWNLGRPSRNKQDQLFTEHKRTVNKVCFHPTEAHVLLSGSQDGFMKCFDLRRKDSVSTFSGQSESVRDVQFSIRDYFTFASTFENGNVQLWDIRRPDRCERMFTAHNGPVFCCDWHPEDRGWLATGGRDKMVKVWDMTTHRAKEIHCVQTIASVARVKWRPECRHHLATCSMMVDHNIYVWDVRRPFVPAAMFEEHRDVTTGIAWRHPHDPSFLLSGSKDSTLCQHLFRDASQPVERANPEGLCYGLFGDLAFAVKESLVTAESGRKPYAGDRRHPIFFKRKLDPAEPFSGLASSALSVFEMESGGGSMSWFVDTAERYALAGRPLAELCDHNAKVARELGRNQVAQTWTMLRIIYCSPGLVSSANLNHSVGKGSSCGLPLMNSFNLKDMGPGLGSETRLDRSKGDTRSDAALLDSSATLVTNEDNEETEGSDVPADYLLGDVEGEEDELYPLDTEHVHPEEPEYVLPQEAFPLRHEIVDTPSGPEHLQDKADSPHVSGSEADTASLAPVDSSSSLLSVSHALYDSRLPPDFFSGLVRDMLRFYAEQGDVQMAVSVLIVLGERVRKDIDEQTQEHWYTSYIDLLQRFCLWNVSNEVVKLSTSRAVSCLNQASTTLHVNCSHCKRPMSSRGWVCDRCHRCASMCAVCHHVVKGLFVWCQGCSHGGHLQHIMKWLEGSSHCPAGCGHLCEYS, encoded by the exons ATGGAAAAGATGTCCCGAGTTAGCACAGCCCTGAGCGGCAGTGCTCTGACGGGCCGAACGATGCACTGCCATCTGGATGCGCCAGCTAATGCCATCAGCGTGTGCCGTGACGCCGCCCAGGTTGTCGTGGCAGGCCGAAGCATCTTCAAGATTTATGCCATTGAGGAGGAGCAGTTCGTAGAGAAGCTGAATCTACGTGTGGGTCGGAAGCCCTCGCTCAACCTGAGCTGTGCCGATGTGGTCTGGCACCAGATGGATGAGAATCTGCTGGCCACAGCAGCCACCAATGGTGTGGTGGTTACGTGGAACCTGGGTCGGCCATCCCGCAACAAGCAGGATCAGCTGTTCACAGAACACAAGCGCACGGTGAACAAAGTCTGTTTCCATCCCACTGAGGCCCATGTGctgctcagtggttctcaagatGGCTTCATGAAGTGCTTTGACCTCCGAAGGAAGGACTCTGTCAGCACCTTCTCTG gccagtctgagagTGTGCGGGATGTGCAGTTCAGTATCCGTGACTACTTTACCTTTGCTTCCACCTTTGAGAACGGCAACGTACAGCTCTGGGACATCCGCCGCCCCGACCGCTGTGAGAGGATGTTCACAGCCCACAATGGGCCCGTCTTCTGCTGTGATTGGCATCCAGAGGACAG GGGCTGGCTGGCCACGGGTGGACGTGACAAGATGGTAAAGGTCTGGGACATGACCACACATCGTGCCAAGGAGATACACTGTGTGCAGACGATCGCTTCAGTGGCCCGAGTCAAATGGCGGCCTGAATGCCGCCACCATCTGGCCACGTGCTCCATGATGGTGGACCACAACATCTATGTATGGGATGTACGGCGCCCCTTTGTGCCAGCTGCTATGTTTGAAGAGCATCGTGATGTCACAACAGGCATCGCCTGGCGTCATCCACATGACCCCTCTTTCCTGCTCTCCGGCTCCAAGGACAGCACGTTATGCCAGCACCTGTTTCGGGATGCCAGTCAGCCTGTTGAGCGTGCCAACCCTGAGGGTCTCTGTTATGGCCTCTTTGGGGACCTGGCCTTTGCTGTTAAGGAAAGCCTAGTGACTGCTGAATCTGGACGTAAACCCTATGCTGGTGACCGGCGCCACCCCATCTTCTTCAAGCGCAAGTTGGACCCTGCAGAACCTTTTTCTGGCCTCGCTTCCAGTGCCCTGAGCGTCTTTGAGATGGAGTCTGGTGGTGGCAGCATGAGCTGGTTCGTGGATACAGCTGAACGTTATGCTCTGGCTGGCCGGCCGCTAGCTGAGCTCTGTGATCACAATGCAAAAGTGGCTCGGGAGCTTGGCCGCAATCAG GTGGCGCAGACATGGACCATGTTACGGATTATCTACTGTAGTCCTGGCTTGGTGTCTTCTGCCAATCTCAACCACAGCGTCGGCAAAGGCAGCTCCTGCGGCCTACCGCTCATGAACAG CTTTAATCTGAAGGATATGGGCCCAGGGCTGGGCAGTGAGACACGGCTGGATCGCAGCAAAGGGGACACACGGAGTGACGCAGCGCTGCTTGACTCTTCAGCCACACTCGTCACCAATGAGG ATAACGAGGAAACAGAGGGGAGTGATGTGCCTGCTGACTACCTGCTGGGTGACGTAGAAGGAGAGGAGGACGAGCTATACCCACTGGACACAGAGCATGTGCACC CCGAGGAGCCTGAATATGTGCTGCCACAGGAGGCCTTCCCACTGCGCCATGAGATTGTGGACACACCATCTGGGCCCGAGCATCTGCAGGACAAGGCAGACTCTCCGCACGTGAGCGGCAGTGAGGCAGACACAGCTTCATTAGCCCCGGtggattcctcctcctccctcctctccgtCTCGCACGCGCTCTATGACAGCCGCCTGCCGCCCGACTTCTTCAGTGGATTGGTACGGGACATGTTGCGCTTCTACGCTGAGCAGGGCGATGTGCAGATGGCTGTGTCTGTTCTCATCGTGCTGGGTGAGAGAGTGCGAAAGGACATCGACGAGCAGACCCAG GAGCACTGGTACACATCCTACATAGATCTGCTGCAGcgcttctgcctctggaatgtGTCCAATGAGGTGGTGAAGCTGAGCACCAGCAGGGCAGTTAGCTGCCTCAACCAAGCCTCCACCACTCTGCATGTCAACTGTAGTCACTGCAAGCGGCCCATGAGCAGCCGCGGCTGGGTCTGTGACAG GTGCCACCGCTGTGCCAGCATGTGTGCTGTCTGCCATCATGTGGTTAAAGGTCTGTTCGTGTGGTGTCAGGGTTGCAGTCATGGTGGCCATCTTCAGCACATCATGAAATGGCTGGAAGGCAGCTCCCACTGCCCTGCAGGCTGCGGCCATCTCTGTGAATACTCCTGA